The Thermodesulfobacteriota bacterium genomic interval AAAAGAATGGCAGCGATTTTTTGCTGTTCGGGGAGAGAAGGGAGAAGACATTCAAGCTTGTAAACATCTTCTCTGTTTAAACCCGGAATGGTGCTATGCAAGTTCATCTCGCACAATCCAAAGGTGCTCAAGAAAAAAGCCATAAAGCGCCAATCATGATCTTTCCTTAAAGCAACATAATAAGTGGTGTCTATAGGCCAGAAGTCAGATGTTGAGAAATGCACAGCGCCACAGGAACCTTTCCGGCCAACAATAATGCCTGGGCCATTTACTAACGCTTCATTGTGGAACCCAACAACCCCATTCGAGCCAAAAACAGGATGGTCCCCTGCTAACCTGTCATTCTTTGGCAAAGCCTTGCCATATTGCAGCGATATTTCATTACCTAAATAGGTCTTTATCCAGTCAGATCGCATCTCATTATTTCCCTTGCTTAATTCCAATCTTCATTTTATTCAACTTCCCAATACCCGCCTTTATCCGGGCCGATACGTTTTAACCTTCCTTCCTTTTTTAACTTGGCTATGTGAACCTTTATTGTGTTCGGACTTGTACCCAGCAGCGATGCTATATCATGCCTCGTTACTTTTGGATTATTCTTCATCACCGCTATAATTTTCTCGTCAAATGTCATTTTCTGGGTATCTTTCTGGGTGGCCTTGAACACCGTTACCCTGAACCCCTCGACACCGTTCATCCTGAGGTTTATCGAAGGAATAAATAGTGCTCAGGGCAGGCCAGCTACACAGCCTCCTGTGGGGGTTAAGGTGGTGGTCATAGAGGTATTTAATGCTCCGAGTCATAACTGTGTTACAATTCAGATGGTGGCCATAAGCCCTCCCTTTTTACCCTGATTTCGATAACGTCTGTTGAAATTCCAAAAGGTCTACACAACGTTGGCGAAATTCGTGATAATACTGCGTCAGAATCAGTTTTCATAAAGGTGGTTAAATTATTTTTCTTTATGGTTTCATAGGATTTATTTACTTCTACTGCCAGATGCGCGTGGGGCACCAGCAAGCGTCCTGCAAATTCATTGGCCTGCCATTCAAAGCTGCGATATTCATTTTCCGGCACATTGAGAATAAAGTTTTTCCACTCCTCCGGTGATGTAACATCGAGTCTTGTATAGATATCCCTGTGGAGAAAAAGGTGTCCCAGTTCATGGGCAAATGAAAAACGCATGCGGTTTGCAAATTTCTCACTCATATAACAGTCATAATCTACTACGATTCCCGTTAAGTCCATTTTTAAATAGGCGTCTATATCAATCGTAGACAGAAGGTTATGTATTGGTTCGATATCCAGTCTGAGCCCGAACTCCACAATTTTTTCCGTATTGATCGGTAACTTGTTGTCGTGCCAGTATTCTTCTCGAACCCTATCCGCTTTTTCCCAGAGTTCTTTTGAATCAATCCACCTGCACTTGAACTCACTATAATCCAAATTACTCTTTCCCCTTTTTTATCATCTGAATTAATTTTTCTAAGTCTTCCAGGGTAGGTTTTTCACTCCTGAGCGTTCTGAAAAACATGGGCAAAGAATTTAATGCCTTTGTATCAGATAGAATGTCCTGAGGGATAACGCCAGCAGTGATACTTGCCTTGTCTTTCATTTCCCTCCACAAGACCGATTCGAATTCAATATCCAGCGCCAGAGCAATTTTTTTTAATTTTCCCTCATCCTGAGGAGGTGCAAGCACACCGCGCTCCACTTTACTCCAATTGCTGGCATCTACTTCAATCATTTTGCAAAACTCTCTCAGGCCCAGCCCCTTGCTTAGCCTCTTCTCTTTAATAAATTCTCCAAACATGGCCTTTTCTCCCTTCTTTCCCTTTTATTTCTTTTTTATCCGGGATTGTGGTAAATATTTTACCATGTGGTAAAAGTAACACCACAGGGGAGAAAAGTCAAGCCATTATTTTCCGAACCCCATCTTTCTGAAAATCTCTTGGAGCTCCTCATCTGCTTCATCTGCTTTCTTCTCCAGCCCCACAAGTTCTTCCAAAATTGCCGGAATGCTTCGGTAGGCTTCCTTTTCGGTAATATCAACATATCGTGAGGGTGAAAGGTTATAATCATTGTCTGCTGCCTGCTCTCGCGTGATTACCTTTAAAAACCGTTCAATATCCTCACCTTTAATAAAAGCGTCTGCTATTTTACGGATACTTTCATCAGGAATATAGTTCTTTGGCTGCCCTTTCTTGAATTCCCGGCTGGCATTAACCAGGACAATTTTGCCCTTTCGTGCGGGCGGCTTGGCTTTATTGAATACTATGATTATTCCCGCAGCCGTGGTATTATAGAAAAGGTTATCCGGCAGTAAGATAACCCCTTCGATCAAATCATTATCCACAAACCATTTGCGAATCTTTTTTTCTCGGTCCTCGGTCTTACTCCCGCTGCCCCGGGTAACTGCCCCGGTGTCAATGACAACTGCAGCACGGCCATGATCATTCAACGATGCAACTGTATTTTGCAGCCATGCCCAGTCTGCTTTGCTGGTAGTAATACCGCCCTGGGATTCAAAACGGTCAAAAGGATCATTGTCATATACTGCTGTATTAAAAGGCTGATTCCACATAGGATTTGAAACAACAATATCGAACTTCTTCAGGCTTGAATCAGACTGCTTGAATTTGGGATTGGTCATGGAATTGCCGCGAACGATCTCGCCCTCCATGTCGTGGACCACCATATTCATCCGGGCAATAGCATAGCTCGAGCCGGTAAGCTCCTGTCCGTAGAGCTTTAAAGGACGCCGCACCTTGATTTCCCGTTCCTGTAGCGCAAGCTCGCACTTGATCAGAAGCCCGGCCGACCCGCAGGCATAGTCATAAACTTCCTCACCCTGACGCGGCCGCACAATATAGGCCATGAGCCACCCAACTTCTGTCGGCGTAAAAAACTCACCCGCACTCTGTCCCTGCCCCTCAGCAAATTTTCTCAACAGATATTCATAGGCACGGCCAAGAAAATCCGGCTCTACATCATAGAGGCCAAGACGGTATCGGGGGTCAGAAATTGTTTCGATCACACCGGACAATGCAGCATCGCTGATTTCGCGCTCATTGTTGCGGGTTTCATTATAATCAACAATATCGATTACCCCGCTGAGATTCGGGTTATGCTTTGTAATAGCTCGCATGGTTATGGTTAGCTGTTCGCCAAGAGTTTTGGGCTTTCGGTCCCATGACCAGTCAAACTGCTCCCGGCCACTCACTACCGGCCACCGTGCCTCAGGTGGTATAAAGAAGCGCACCAAGCCGTGGTCAGCTTCAATAATTGAGAGGGCTGTCTCTTTGTCTCCATATCTTTCTGCTAACCGTTCAACCTCATCTTCGAATACATCGGAAAGCCGTTTAATAAATATCAGGGGAAGGATATAATCCTTAAATTTGGGTGCATCCTTTTCCCCCCGAATAGAGCAGGCTGCGCTCCAGAGCATCTGCTCCATGGACTTTGTACTTAAAATATCCTCTTTGGATTTCCGGCGACGTCTAGATTGAAAGGTCTGGTTATTTTCACTATTTGTTAGCGCGCTTTGATCAATGCCCGACTGCTCAATTAAGTCCAAAATAGCTTCTCTGGCTTTTCCCCGGGGGATTATCCTCTCGTTTTCCCAGCGGTTAACCGTCGCGAATGAAACGCCAAGTTTTGCTGCAAGCTCTTCCTGGCTCAAGTTCAGCATGACCCTCAGTTCTTTTACAACTTTACTTATGTCACGTATATCAAGCATACCCACTCCGTAATATATGTTATAATGCTATAGCATATATAAAATATCTTGTCAAGCATTTTCTAACATATTCTTATTCCCTCTCTTTCCAAAAACCTCCTCAAAGCAAAAAACCCCACTCTCATTTTGAGAAGCAGGGTTTCTGCTACCGGTATGCCATCTTTACCCTCTTATGGTACCTTCCATCCTGTAGGTTCTGATCTTTGCCAGATCAAAGGAGTAATCATATAAGTGCAGTCCCTTTGAACTGGCAATTATTTCTCCGTCCTCCACTCCAATCTCAGACGCCATATATTCCTTAAGTATCTGGATGGCAGCCAGATTGGATGGAAATCCTGCCCACAAATCCCATGATCTAAAATACAGGGCAAAGTGGAGTTTTCCATCCTTTACTTTTGTGTCGATCAGGCGGAGGCATGGCGGATCCTCTGTTCCGCAATCCTCCGGTCTCCCGATTTCCATTGCTGCCTGGTTTGTCCCATGCCCTTTCTTATACATCTCTATTACCTTCTCGACCTGCTTAAAACCGAATAGCCTTTGACCATAAGTATAGGTCTCATTTGGCTCTACCTTGTCAGTCATGAGGTATGGAAGGTACTGCTCGACGTATTCCATGGTTGTTGGAGGAGGAATGCCAAGCCCGGGAGGGATATCAGGGATAAGCGGTCTCGCCCCAGGGTGTTTTATATGAACGGTGATGTAATCAAACTCCCTTCTGACAGCCCCTTCATAACTTCCCTTTGTGATTTTGTAATTATTCCCGACTTCAAGTATCCGTGCTATACATTGAAACCAGGCATCGGGCAGATCTCTGGCTTCTATTAATACTGGTTTTAGATTCATTCTGCTTCTCCCATAGAATTCTTGCTTTATTCGTGGTAACTGGTGATCTAACCTTTTGTTTTAACAACTCGCTCCGGGTAGTCTGTAAATACCCCGTCAACCCCAAGCAACTCCATGCGTGCGATGTCTTCGGGGTCATTTACGGTAAACACAAATACTTTTAGCCCGCGTTTGTGGGCATCATTGACAAAAAACTCATCTATGAAGTCAATGGACAGGTGTACCGAATAGCAGCCCAGTCTTTCGGCAAATGCTGCATTATCAACAGGGAGACCTACGATAAGTGCACCGGTAAGTACTTTAGAATCAAGCTTCTTCGCATTAAGCAGCTCGCGGTGATTAAACGACGACACTAATATACTTTCATAGCCCCAACCCTGGTCAAGCTGTTTCCTGATTAAAGAGACTACAGGCTTCGTAGTTTGGAATCCCTTCAGTTCTATATTCAAGCCAGCCCTACCATTGACGATTGCGAATACCTCTTCTAGCGTTGGAATCTTCTGGCCTTTTCCAGCGTTGAGTGAACGCAGATATCCGAATGTCTTATCGTTTATATATCCAGTACCATCAGTTGTGCGTTCGAGCCGATTGTCATGAATAACGATTAAGTGGCCGTCCACAAAGCAGACATCTATCTCTACCCACGATGCCCCCAGGCTGATAGCCTTTTCTATCGAAAGAAGGGTGTTTTCAGGTTCGTGTCCCATGGCACCGCGATGGCCTATGCAGAGCAATTCACCTCTCATAACATATCCTTACATAATTTTCCTGGATAATACCATATAGGTACCTTGGTTTGCAAATACAAGTCGACATTTTAAGTAACAACCTTATGGGTTATGAAGCCTGGAATAGATGTCAACATTTGCAATAGCCCTTGCTGCCCGTTCAAAGGTGGGATAGGCAGGTATCCCTGCGTGGGAGAGTGTCCTTTCGAACTCCAATCTTTCTGCAATGACTGAACCATGGGGGGAGAGCAATACAATAGGTTTGTATTTAGTTTTTTTGAAGTTTGCAATAATCTCAAGTGTATCCTGGAATATCTTCTTTGATGCTAACCCGACGAGAAAATCTACCGGGACCTGGATTATGAGAATATCTATAAGGGGGTCATCTAGTACTAATTCTATCGTATTACTGAGTATCTCAGTAATGCCCCCAACGGAACCCATATCTAGGGGATTTCGCAGTATGCTGCCTGCTTTAGGGATGATAGTCTTGAGCTTAGCCCTTGTCTCATCGGTGAAAGGGGGGACCTCCATACCCTGACTGGTAAAGGCATCGCTGGATGTAACGCTTGCCCCACCACCAGCACCGTAGAGTCCGGCGATGACGGCAACACGATTTCCACAAAATCGAGGAAGGTGTAAAAAGGCTAAGATAGTATCAACCAACTCCTCGTGGCTCTCTACCTTAATTGCACCAGCCTGCTTCAGAGCTGCCTTCCATATTATATCGGAACCGGCAAGTGAGGCACTATGAGATGCTGCTGTCTGAGCACCAGCAGGAGTTTTTCCTCCCTTCCAGATAATCAAAGGCTTGGTTTTTGAGATTTCCTTAATCAGTCTAAAGAGGCGTTGGCTATCTTTTGCTCCCTCTAAATAGGCGCCGATGATTTTCGTCTCCGGATCGAGTGCGAAATACTCCAGATAATCACAGTTATCAAGATCACACCCGTTTCCGAAACTGACCACCTTGCTAAAGCAAATCCCCCGTCTTATCCCTTCGTCAATTAGATTACCAGCAACTCCACCACTGTGGGAGATGAACCCTACTGTGCCGGCCTCTGCCGGGAAGTGCATAGGACCATAAGGCATATGGCATGCAGGGGAATACACTCCGATGCAGTTTGGGCCAATAATCCGGAATCCGTTTTCTCTGGCTTTTCTAGCCATCTCTTTCTCCAACCTGCGTCCCTCTTCCTCTCCGGTTTCGGAAAACCCTGCGGTGAAGATCTGAACAGTCTTTACACCCTTTGTTGCACACTCGTCAAGCAAATCGAGTATAAATCTTGCAGGGATTGAGACAATAACGTAGTCAACGTCAGCCGGGATTGATGTGAGTTTAGGGTAACTTCTAAGCCCAAGTATTTTATTCTCAGTTGGATTGACGGGATAAAGCGGTCCTTCAAACCTTGAATCTATCAAGGCTTGAAGGTATCTCGTTCCAAATTTCAGCTTGTCGTTGGAGGCACCAACTACAGCGATGGATCCGGGATAGAAGATAGACTCAAACTCTTCCAGTTTTCTTTGATCCAAGATGCCCTCCTTTTTGAAGGAATTCTATGTAATAAAAGGGAGCCGCTTGTAGTGTGCTATATGTGAAAGATGGTTATATGTCAAGGGAATTTGTTTTTTTCTTTTGACATATCATTGCTTTTATGATAAGTTATCTCAGAATTCAATGTTATATATTGTGAGGTGATGAAGATGTATGGTGTCATTCATAAAAAGGACTGCAGCAAGGTAAAGAAAGACGATGCGGATGAACCTCAGGTAAAACCATGCCCCAAATGCGGGGAAGATTTTGTAAGAATGCATGCCTATGCTTTTAATCCGCTATTAATGCGGACAGGGCCAAGACCCTGGACAGAAAGAAAAGACGCCAATTTCTGAGCTGAGGCAGACGAGAGTGCCAGTATGTGGTACTGTAATTTTTGTGGATATACCAGCGGCGGCAGGCCTGGAGACTGGATGGTATAACCAGCCTGGGATATTGGGTTAAGGATTTCCAAGGGTTTTGCTGGAATTAAGAGAGAAGAGGGGTATTATTCCTTCAGTAACCTACTGGGAGAGGATTAACATCACCCTCCTCGCCATGATTCTATTCCATAGTAAAGGATTCCTTCCAGATAGTCATCCCAGTCCGAGTCTAATTCATTAATTTTGGGTTTGCTAAAAATTCCATCCTGACCTTTATCGGCTGAAGAATTTTCAATTAAATCTTTTTCTTTTTCCATATGTCACGCCTCTTTTACTTCATCAAACTATCCATTACCTCTTTGACAAAGCCCCCTGTATCTGTATCAGGGTTTCATATCCTCTATATATTTTTCAGCAGCAAATGCTGCGGTTGCTCCGTCTCCAACGGCTGTAGCGATTTGCCTTAAAAGCTTTACTCTTACATCCCCTGCTGCGAATATGCCTGGGACAGATGTCTTCATCTCATCATCAGTTATTATAAATCCTCTTTCATCCAGGGCGACACTGCCTTTCAAAAATTCTGTATTTGGTTTAATCCCAACATACATAAAGACACCACCTACCTCTAGCCTGGATAAGGTATTTGTTTTAACATTTCGTAATGATATGGCATTAACCGTTTGATTGCCCTCAATCCTGTCCGGTACAGTGTTCCATACAAATTCTATCTTTTCGTTTTTAAATGCCCTCTCTTGTATAATCTTATCTGCCCTTAACTGGTCTCTGCGATGAACAATATAGACCTTTTTGGCGTATTTTGTTAAAAATATCCCTTCTTCAACAGCCGAATTGCCACCTCCGATTACTGCTATATCCAGCCCACGGAAGAAAGGCCCATCGCATGTGGCACAATATGAAACCCCTCTCCCTCTCAGTTCAATTTCGCCTTTTATTCCCATTTCATTGGGTTTAGACCCTGAAGCTATTATCAATGCCCTGCACGAAAATTCCCTATCACTGAGCTTTATCTGCTTGATATTGCTCTTGTCCGCACTTACACTCTCCACATCCCCGGTCAGTATCTCTAAGCCAAATCTCTTTGCCTGTCCCTCCATGTTCTGTATCAGTTCTGGTCCATTTATCCCATCCTTAAAACCGGGGTAGTTCTCCACCATTTCAGTGGTTACAACCTGTCCTCCAACGACCATTTTCTCAATCATGAGGGATTTTAGTCTTGATCTGCATGTATAGAGCCCTGCCGTTAACCCTGCCGGCCCACCTCCAACTATTATTACATCGTAATCGGTAGTACTCATTTTCGAACCTTCCTGACTTACGCTAACCAAAAAGATTTTGATGGTCTTTCTTTATACACCTGTCCATTACTACCTTAATCCCTGCTTTACGTGCCAACTCGGCTGCTTCTTTGTTGATCACACCTTCCTGCATCCATACTACTTTCGCCCTTTTTTCTATAGCTTCCTTAACAATTTCTAAGACTGCTTCGGGTTTTCTAAATATATCAACTATATCTATTTCAAATGGGACTTCAAGAAGACTGGGATACACCTTTTCCCCCAGGATATCTTTCCCCAGAGGACGTATGGGAATAACCCTGAACCCTTTCGACTGTAAATAATATGCCACCTGATAACTGGGTCTATCCTCCTTTAGGGATAAGCCAACCACAGCAATAGTCTTATAATTCTTTAATATGTCCTTAATTTCCCTGGGAAGAAGATCTCTGTCATTTTCCTTTTGTCCCATTTATCATCCCTCAGCGATTGCAGATTGTGAATTTCAGATTTTGGAATTTCTTTTCCCCTTCCGAAATTAACTTGAGATTTGTTAGTTATAACTTACAACACGCAACTAAAAACGGTGTCCTGACTACAGAGCTTTTTTTATCATCTCCTCGAGCTTTGTTTTAGGGACTGCGCCAACTACCTGATCAATAGATTTGCCGCCCTTAAACATAATCAGGGTAGGGATGCTCCTGATACTGTATTGAGCCGGTGTCTTTGGATTCTCATCTACATTTAACTTGCAAATATTTACCTTTCCATCATACTCCTCTGCCAGCTCTTCCACTATGGGACCTACCATTTTACAGGGACCACACCAGGGAGCCCAAAAATCTACCAATGTAGGCTTATCAGAGTTTATTACCTCTGCATTAAATGAATCATCGGTTAAATGAACTGCTTTCTCTTTTTCAGACATCTTTAAACCTCCATTCTTAGCTCTAACTCTCCCCTCCAGGGACAACTAACATATTATATTGTTATTATTATCATCATTGAATTCTTTTTGTCAAACTATTTTGCCTGCCCTGTAAAACTTAAGGAGCAGCTTGAGAACTGCTCCTTAAGTTAATAAAAGTTTCAGGCAAAATCTCAGGATTGACTACCAGCCAATTCTCATTTATACCCCTCAACCACCCATGGAGGAATCAACTGTATAATCAGCGTCTATAACATCATCATCCCGGTTTCTATCTTTACCATAGCTGTATCCGCCATACCCCTGTTCCGGGGTCTGCTGGTCTCCATAAGAAGCAGCTGATAGAGAATGGGATGCCTGCTGCAAATCACTGGTTAATGCCCGTATCTTTTCTATACCTGCACCCTCCTCTTTCAAAGCACCCCTCAAATCGCCAATAAGCTGCTCTATCCTGGCCTTTTCATGAAGGGGCAGCCGATTCCCGGCACTGGCCAACTCTTTCTCAACAGTATAGGCAAGGGTATCTGCCTGGTTTCTGATTTCAGCCTCTTCTCTCTTTGCTTTATCCTCAGAAGCATGGACTTCAGCCTCCCGAATCATGCGATCAACTTCTTGTTTATCCAGAGAGGTTGATTCTGTTATTGTAATGGTCTGTTCTTTTCCCGTTGTCTTGTCCTGAGCACCGACATGTATTATCCCATTGGCATCTATATCAAATGTAACCTCGATCTGAGGTATCCCTCTGGGTGCCATGGGTATACCTTCCAAGCGAAATCTTCCCAGAACCCGGTTGTCCTTTGCCATTTCCCTTTCACCCTGGAGAACGTTTATGTCCACGCTTGGCTGGTTGTCCTCGGCTGTAGAAAATGTTTCACTCTTTCTGACTGGAATAGTGGTGTTCCTCTCTATAATCCTGGTCATTATTCCACCTAGTGTCTCTACCCCTAAAGAGAGAGGTGTCACATCAAGCAAGAGTACTTCATTAACCTCACCTGCCAAAACCCCTGCCTGAATGGCAGCCCCCACAGCCACAACTTCATCAGGATTTACCCCCTGGTGGGGTTCTTTTCCACCCGTGAGCCGTTTCACCAGATTTTGTACTGCTGGTATCCTGGTAGAGCCTCCTACCAGAACGACCTCATCTATATCCCCTGTGGAGAGTTTTGCATCACTCAGAGCCTGTTTTACAGGTCCTTCACAGCGCTCTATGAGGTCTGCTACTATGCTTTCAAATTTCGCTCTGTTAATTTTCATCTCCAGATGTTTTGGCCCGGATGCATCCGCAGTTATAAATGGAAGACTTATAGTTGTCTCTGTCACTGTGGACAACTCACACTTAGCCTTTTCCGAAGCTTCGTATAACCTTTGAAGTGCCTGTCTGTCTTTGAGTAAGTCTATTCCCCTGTCTTTTTTGAACTCGGCAGCAATCCAGTCTACCAACCTTTTATCAAAATCGTCCCCTCCCAGATGCGTATCACCGCTGGTAGACTTTACCTCAAAGATACCATCGCCAACTTCCAGGATAGAGACGTCAAAAGTACCGCCGCCAAGGTCAAATACCAGAATGGTCTCATTCTTCTTTTTGTCCAGACCATACGCCAGAGCTGCAGCAGTAGGTTCGTTTATTATCCTTTTTACATTTAAACCGGCTATCTTTCCCGCATCTTTTGTTGCCTGTCTCTGGGCGTCATTAAAGTATGCCGGTACAGTTATAACCGCATCCTTTACCTTCTCTCCCAGGTACTTTGAGGCTTCATCTGCGAGTTTTCTCAAAACTATTGCAGATATCTCTTCCGGGGCATATTCCTTTCCCCCTGCCGTAATTCGTACTACACCTCCTTTGCCCTCTTTGACCTTATAGGAAGCCTGCTTTGTCTCCTGGGTAACCTCTGAATATTTTCTTCCGGTGAATCTCTTTACAGATGATATGGTATTTTCCGGATTGAGAACTGCCTGCCTTTTGGCAACTTGTCCTACCAGACGATCTCCGTTTTTTGAAAATGCCACAACGGAAGGGGTTGTCCTTCCTCCCTCAGAGTTTATGATTACCTCAGGTTTGCCACCCTCCATGACAGCTAGAACCGAGTTGGTGGTACCAAGGTCTATTCCAATTGTCTTAGCCATTTTAATCCCTCCTTTTATTCTACACCTGTTAGCAAAAGGTGCTAATTGTGTAGTATTTTTTATCTTTAAATTAAAAGGTAAGTATTAAATCGGTGAAGTCAATAGGTGAGACAACTTTGGAATGGGTTTATGTCCGGCAGAAAGAATGGCAGATTGGGTTACTTTAGATTCCACCTCCACATGTTGATACCACCATCCAGATTCATCACTTTTGTAAAACCTTTTCCATGTAAAACTCTGATGGCATTATAGCTTCTTAATCCCTGGAGGCAGTAGATTATCACTTCCTGATCCGGGTCGAGTTCTCCGATCCTTCCCCGAAGCTCATTGAAGGGTATGTGTTTGGCGCCAGGGAGGTGACCTTTCTTGTATTCTTCATCATCTCTGACGTCCAGCAGAGTAAATCTCTCACCACTGTCCAATTTCCTCTTCAGTTCATCTGCCGGCATACCTTTAAAAAGCCCCAATGACTTATTTGATAAGACATATCCCGCTACTATTACCGGGTCTACTGCAGGTGAATAGGGTGGGGCGTATGCCAGATCTAAACCTTCCAAGTCTCCGAATGTGGCTCTCTGGGCTACAGCAGATGCTATCACATCAATCCTTTTATCTACTCCGCTTTTTCCAATTATCTGTGCTCCCAATACCCGGTTAGACTTTTTTTCTGCTATTATCTTAAAGGACATTTCATGGGCATCAGTATAGTAGTGAGCATGGGAATTGGGGTATATAATAGCCCTTTCTATCTCATAGCCATCTTTTACAGCTTCTCTTTCTGAGATGCCAGTTTTTGCCACAGTGTAGTCGAATACCTTGGCTATCATAGTACCTGATACCCCTCTAAAAAAGGCATCGCCGCCTGCCGCATTTTCTCCTGCCACCCGTCCTTGTTTATTAGCAGTTGAGCCCAGGGGGACCCATGTCGGTTTCCCAGTTATCAAGCTAAACGTTTCTGAACAATCCCCTGCGGCATAAATCTCAGGAATGTTGGTTAGCATTCTCTCGTTAACTTTAATGGCCCTTGTTTGGCCTATGGCAACTCCGGCTTCCTGTGCCAGTTGTGTATTGGGTCTTATCCCGATAGATAGTAATACCATGTCAGTGTCAAATCGGGCATTTTTAGTTATTACCTGCCTTACGCCTGCCTTTGTATCTCCTTCAAAGGCTTCAACTGGATTTTCCTTAGATACTTTCACCCCTTTTTCAATGAGGTGTTTCTCAAGAAGGTATGCCATATCTTCATCTAATGGGGGAAGGACTTGATTCATCATTTCCACTATAGTGACTTCTAATCCTTGAGAAACAAGACTTTCAGCCATCTCCAGTCCAATAAGCCCTGCCCCTATAATGATGGTCTTTCTAAGCTGTTCCCTTCCAATGTAATCTCTTATAGAAGACGCATCTTCTATGGTCTTTATGGTATGAATTTTGGGAAGGTTAACACCTGGTAAAGATGGAACAATGGGCTTCGCCCCTGTAGCAATAATAAGCTTGTCATAATGTTGTATGGTTTCATCCCTTTTCTTCAGATTAGATACCGTTATCTGTTTCTTTTGAGGGTCTATCTTCGTAACCCGATGGTTCGTGTGTACCTGAATATCAAATGGCTTTCTGAAGTCCTCGGGAGTTCTAAGCACAAGATCTTCTCGTTCTTTGACAATCCCTGATGTATAATAGGGAAGGCCACATGCGGCATATGATATATAGTCTTTTTCTTCAAAAACGGTTATCTTGAGATTCGGATTGACTCTCCTTGCCCTGGTAGCCGCCTTCATGCCTGCTGCAACACCGCCTATTATTATTAACTGTTCCCTTTTCATGTTCTCCTCAAGTTATCTATTTCTTTTTCTTGCCGTATCTTTCCCTCAATTCCCTTTTAAGTATCTTTCCTGACGGATTCCTTGGCAATTCATCCACAAACTCTATAGATTGTGGTACAGCATGAACTGCAAGATTCTGCTTGCAAAACTCCAGGATTTCATTTTCATCTGATTTCATTCTTTCTTTAAGTACTACAACTGCTTTTACAGATTCACCAAGCTTTGCATTAGTAACTCCTATTACGGCCGCCTGGGAAACAGATGGGTGTCTATAGATAACTTCTTCCACATCTCCAGGATAGATAGTTTTACCACCAGAGTTAATAATATCCTTTTTCCTGCCAACCAGATATACGTAACCTTCTTCATCCAGGGTAGCCAGATCTCCTGTATGTACATAACCTCCTCTGATAGTTTCTGCGGTTGCCTGGGGCAGTTCCCAGTATC includes:
- a CDS encoding FAD-dependent oxidoreductase, with amino-acid sequence MKREQLIIIGGVAAGMKAATRARRVNPNLKITVFEEKDYISYAACGLPYYTSGIVKEREDLVLRTPEDFRKPFDIQVHTNHRVTKIDPQKKQITVSNLKKRDETIQHYDKLIIATGAKPIVPSLPGVNLPKIHTIKTIEDASSIRDYIGREQLRKTIIIGAGLIGLEMAESLVSQGLEVTIVEMMNQVLPPLDEDMAYLLEKHLIEKGVKVSKENPVEAFEGDTKAGVRQVITKNARFDTDMVLLSIGIRPNTQLAQEAGVAIGQTRAIKVNERMLTNIPEIYAAGDCSETFSLITGKPTWVPLGSTANKQGRVAGENAAGGDAFFRGVSGTMIAKVFDYTVAKTGISEREAVKDGYEIERAIIYPNSHAHYYTDAHEMSFKIIAEKKSNRVLGAQIIGKSGVDKRIDVIASAVAQRATFGDLEGLDLAYAPPYSPAVDPVIVAGYVLSNKSLGLFKGMPADELKRKLDSGERFTLLDVRDDEEYKKGHLPGAKHIPFNELRGRIGELDPDQEVIIYCLQGLRSYNAIRVLHGKGFTKVMNLDGGINMWRWNLK